A window of the Streptomyces formicae genome harbors these coding sequences:
- a CDS encoding Lrp/AsnC family transcriptional regulator, giving the protein MAVDELDTRILRMLIEQPRTSVREYARILGIARGTLQARIDRLERDGVITGSGPFLSPAALGHPVLAFVHIEVTQGHLDEVGDALAEVPEIVEAFSITGGGDLLTRVVARDNGHLEDVIQRLINLPGVVRTRTEMALRERVPHRLLPLVESVGRDARRRADRTDRTDRAGGDRG; this is encoded by the coding sequence ATGGCGGTGGACGAACTCGACACCCGCATCCTGCGGATGCTGATCGAGCAGCCCCGGACCAGTGTGCGCGAGTACGCACGTATCCTCGGCATCGCACGCGGCACGCTCCAGGCCAGGATCGACCGGCTGGAGCGGGACGGGGTGATCACGGGCAGCGGTCCGTTCCTGTCCCCCGCCGCGCTCGGCCATCCGGTGCTCGCCTTCGTGCACATCGAGGTCACGCAGGGGCATCTGGACGAGGTCGGCGACGCACTCGCCGAGGTGCCCGAGATCGTCGAGGCGTTCTCGATCACCGGTGGCGGGGATCTGCTCACCCGGGTGGTGGCCCGTGACAACGGCCATCTGGAGGATGTGATCCAGCGGCTGATCAACCTGCCCGGCGTGGTCCGGACGCGTACGGAGATGGCTCTGCGCGAGCGGGTGCCGCACCGGCTGCTGCCGCTGGTCGAGTCGGTGGGGCGGGACGCACGCCGCCGCGCTGACCGCACCGACCGGACCGACCGGGCAGGCGGAGACCGGGGGTGA
- a CDS encoding HAD family hydrolase gives MSTAQSTSVIFDLDGTLVDSEPNYYEAGRRILASHGVTDFTWEDHSRFVGIGTRETLEALRQRYGIGAPVDELLAGKNRHYLELARARTDVFPEMRKFVERLHTEEVPMAVASGSSLAAIEAVLAGTGLDAYLTTLVSAEEVAHGKPRPDVFLEAARRLGAAPADCVVLEDSPPGAAAAHAAGMRCIGIPYVPETATDEAFEAAGLLFRGGQAEFTAQAAYDWLG, from the coding sequence ATGAGCACAGCGCAGAGCACTTCGGTCATCTTCGATCTCGACGGGACGCTCGTGGACAGCGAGCCGAACTACTACGAGGCGGGCCGCCGGATCCTCGCGAGCCACGGCGTCACCGATTTCACCTGGGAGGACCACAGCCGCTTCGTCGGCATCGGCACCCGCGAGACGCTGGAGGCGCTGCGCCAGCGGTACGGGATCGGTGCGCCGGTCGACGAGCTGCTGGCGGGAAAGAACCGGCACTATCTGGAACTGGCCAGGGCCAGGACCGATGTCTTTCCGGAGATGCGGAAGTTCGTGGAGCGGCTCCACACGGAGGAAGTGCCGATGGCCGTGGCCTCCGGCTCCTCGCTCGCGGCCATCGAAGCCGTGCTGGCGGGCACCGGCCTCGACGCGTACCTCACGACCCTGGTCTCCGCGGAGGAGGTCGCCCACGGCAAGCCCCGGCCGGACGTCTTCCTGGAGGCGGCGCGCAGGCTCGGCGCCGCTCCGGCCGACTGCGTCGTGCTGGAGGACTCCCCGCCGGGTGCGGCTGCGGCGCACGCCGCCGGGATGCGCTGCATCGGGATCCCGTACGTGCCCGAGACGGCGACGGACGAGGCATTCGAAGCCGCCGGGCTGCTCTTCCGCGGTGGGCAGGCCGAGTTCACGGCGCAGGCGGCGTACGACTGGCTCGGCTGA
- a CDS encoding secondary thiamine-phosphate synthase enzyme YjbQ — MPAAFTTRVLNVATGPAEAVTDLTRECEKFLEETAAGRDGLLHVFVPHATAGIALIETGAGSDHDLLAALHVLLPADDRYQHRHGSPGHGRDHVLPALVPPHATLPVIGGRLELGTWQSVCLVDTNRDNPERQVRLSFLG, encoded by the coding sequence ATGCCCGCAGCCTTCACCACCCGAGTCCTGAACGTGGCCACCGGCCCGGCCGAGGCCGTGACCGATCTGACGCGTGAGTGCGAGAAGTTCCTGGAGGAGACCGCCGCCGGCCGGGACGGCCTCCTCCATGTCTTTGTGCCGCATGCAACTGCCGGGATCGCCTTGATCGAGACCGGCGCCGGCAGCGACCATGACCTGCTGGCGGCGCTGCACGTCCTGCTCCCCGCCGACGACCGCTACCAGCACCGGCACGGCAGCCCCGGCCACGGGCGCGACCACGTCCTGCCCGCGCTGGTGCCGCCGCACGCCACCCTGCCCGTCATCGGCGGCCGGCTGGAGCTCGGCACCTGGCAGTCGGTCTGTCTCGTGGACACCAACAGGGACAACCCGGAGCGCCAGGTGCGGCTCTCCTTCCTCGGCTGA
- a CDS encoding putative leader peptide, which produces MLRTALLTTRGHIDLLRVASAACCRGC; this is translated from the coding sequence ATGTTGCGTACAGCCCTGCTCACCACGCGCGGTCACATCGACCTGCTGCGGGTGGCCTCCGCCGCGTGTTGCCGCGGCTGCTGA
- a CDS encoding ABC transporter permease: MTVGHAPPDISAISASDQTSSADAPSPSASASPSPSPEAATGAAALALEAVTPPGGRNGGARRRSVPRWLRRTVGPLLLLALWQLSSSTGLLPPETLASPGTIARAAGDLIADGTLPNAMGVSLQRVAVGLLLGGAIGIGLALVSGLSRLGEDLVDATVQMLRTVPWVGLIPLFIIWLGIGEAPKVALIALGVAFHLYLNVYAGIRGVDEQLIEAGQSLGLGRWGLVRHVVLPGALPGAMTGLRYSLATAWLALVFGESINADAGIGFLMNQAREFFRTDVIVVCLVVYAFLGLLADAVVRTLERLLLQWRPTFTGQ, encoded by the coding sequence GTGACCGTCGGCCATGCCCCGCCGGATATTTCAGCCATATCGGCATCCGATCAAACCTCGTCCGCCGATGCGCCGTCCCCGTCCGCGTCCGCGTCCCCGTCCCCGTCCCCGGAAGCCGCCACCGGGGCCGCGGCGCTCGCACTCGAAGCCGTCACCCCGCCCGGCGGCCGGAACGGGGGCGCGCGCCGCCGCTCCGTTCCCCGCTGGCTGCGTCGCACCGTCGGCCCGCTGCTCCTCCTCGCCCTGTGGCAGCTCTCCAGCTCCACCGGACTGCTGCCTCCCGAAACCCTCGCGTCGCCCGGCACCATCGCCCGCGCCGCCGGTGATCTGATCGCCGACGGGACGCTGCCGAACGCGATGGGCGTCTCTCTCCAGCGCGTCGCCGTCGGACTGCTGCTCGGCGGGGCGATCGGCATCGGCCTCGCACTGGTGTCGGGCCTCTCCCGGCTCGGCGAGGACCTCGTCGACGCGACGGTGCAGATGCTGCGCACCGTCCCCTGGGTCGGGCTGATCCCGCTCTTCATCATCTGGCTGGGCATCGGCGAGGCCCCGAAGGTCGCGCTCATCGCACTCGGCGTCGCCTTCCACCTCTACCTCAACGTCTACGCAGGAATCCGCGGAGTGGACGAGCAACTCATCGAGGCTGGGCAGTCGTTGGGCCTGGGTCGCTGGGGACTGGTCCGCCATGTCGTACTGCCGGGAGCGCTGCCCGGCGCGATGACCGGGCTGCGGTACTCGCTCGCGACGGCCTGGCTGGCGCTCGTCTTCGGCGAGTCCATCAACGCCGACGCCGGGATCGGCTTCCTGATGAACCAGGCCCGGGAGTTCTTCCGCACCGACGTCATCGTCGTCTGCCTCGTCGTGTACGCCTTCCTCGGCCTGCTCGCCGACGCCGTCGTCCGCACTCTCGAAAGGCTGCTGCTGCAATGGCGACCGACCTTCACGGGCCAGTGA
- a CDS encoding ABC transporter ATP-binding protein yields MATDLHGPVSTAPRTTAVQVEGLTRSFDGRPVIDRLDLTLRAGEFTALLGRSGCGKSTLLRVLAGLDRDIAGTVLVPKRRAVAFQAPRLMPWKRVWRNVLLGLPGKADRAVAERALEEVGLGHRAGAWPKTLSGGEAQRASLARALVREPDLLLLDEPFGALDALTRLKAQRLVAELWQRRGCAVLLVTHDVDEALLLADRALVMRDGVVAYDTPVALERPRTPGDPELAELRSRLLTELGVDEPAPRPAPAAA; encoded by the coding sequence ATGGCGACCGACCTTCACGGGCCAGTGAGCACCGCACCGCGGACGACCGCGGTACAGGTCGAAGGGCTGACCCGCTCCTTCGACGGCCGCCCCGTCATCGACCGGCTCGATCTGACGCTGCGCGCGGGCGAGTTCACCGCGCTGCTCGGGCGCAGTGGCTGCGGCAAGTCGACGCTGCTGCGGGTGCTCGCCGGGCTCGACCGCGACATCGCGGGCACCGTCCTCGTGCCGAAGCGGCGGGCCGTCGCCTTCCAGGCGCCGCGCCTGATGCCGTGGAAGCGGGTGTGGCGCAATGTGCTGCTCGGCCTGCCGGGCAAGGCCGACCGGGCCGTCGCCGAGCGGGCGCTGGAGGAGGTCGGCCTCGGCCACCGCGCCGGCGCCTGGCCCAAGACGCTCTCCGGCGGCGAGGCCCAGCGCGCCTCGCTCGCCCGGGCCCTCGTCCGCGAGCCCGATCTGCTGCTGCTCGACGAGCCGTTCGGCGCGCTCGACGCACTGACCCGGCTCAAGGCGCAGCGGTTGGTCGCCGAGTTGTGGCAGCGGCGCGGCTGCGCGGTGCTGCTGGTCACCCACGACGTGGACGAGGCGCTGCTGCTCGCCGACCGGGCGCTGGTGATGCGGGACGGCGTCGTCGCGTACGACACCCCGGTCGCCCTGGAGCGCCCGCGCACGCCCGGCGATCCGGAGCTCGCCGAGCTCCGCTCCCGGTTGCTCACCGAACTCGGCGTCGACGAACCCGCCCCACGGCCCGCCCCCGCCGCCGCCTGA
- a CDS encoding ABC transporter substrate-binding protein — MKRILPAAALFPLVLLLSACSGSSAADDSSGGAGSNVDGKGSLTLNVGDQKGGSEAVLRAAGELDDLTYKIKWSTFTSGPPLLEAVNAKAVDIGGVGNTPPVFAAGSGQKITVVAATHGDSAGEAILVRDDSPLKKTADLKGKRVAVAQGSSAHYQLFASLRAAGLGLDDIQLSLLQPADALAAFTSGKVDAWAVWDPYTSQVLRGGKSRILTDGNGLVNGLGFQVAAPSALADKEKAAAIGDYLERLRRAQDWVFDHPEEWAEVWAKDTGLPYEVALDAVKRSYATRVPVAVDAAAIASEQKIADTFAGLGLIPRRFDFADHVDDRFNKDLPPSTSPARSYGKGSS, encoded by the coding sequence ATGAAACGCATACTCCCCGCCGCCGCCCTGTTCCCCCTCGTGCTCCTCCTCTCCGCCTGCTCCGGCAGCTCCGCCGCCGACGACTCCTCGGGCGGTGCCGGGAGCAATGTGGACGGAAAGGGCTCGCTCACGCTCAACGTGGGCGATCAGAAGGGCGGTTCCGAAGCCGTGCTGCGGGCCGCGGGCGAACTCGACGATCTCACCTACAAGATCAAGTGGTCGACGTTCACCTCCGGGCCACCGCTGCTGGAGGCGGTGAACGCCAAGGCCGTGGACATCGGCGGGGTGGGCAACACCCCACCCGTCTTCGCCGCCGGCTCCGGTCAGAAGATCACGGTCGTCGCCGCCACGCACGGGGACTCCGCGGGCGAGGCGATCCTCGTACGCGACGACTCCCCGCTGAAGAAGACCGCGGACCTGAAGGGCAAGAGGGTCGCCGTCGCGCAGGGCAGCTCGGCGCACTACCAGCTCTTCGCCTCCCTCCGGGCCGCCGGACTCGGTCTCGACGACATCCAGCTCAGTCTGCTCCAGCCGGCCGATGCGCTGGCCGCGTTCACCAGCGGCAAGGTCGACGCCTGGGCGGTGTGGGACCCGTACACCTCGCAGGTGCTGCGGGGCGGCAAGAGCCGGATCCTGACCGACGGCAACGGGCTCGTGAACGGACTCGGCTTCCAGGTCGCCGCGCCCTCCGCGCTCGCCGACAAGGAGAAGGCGGCCGCGATCGGCGACTACCTGGAGCGGCTGCGGCGCGCCCAGGACTGGGTGTTCGACCACCCGGAGGAGTGGGCGGAGGTCTGGGCCAAGGACACCGGACTGCCGTACGAGGTCGCGCTGGACGCCGTGAAGCGGTCGTACGCGACGAGGGTGCCGGTCGCGGTCGACGCCGCCGCGATCGCATCCGAGCAGAAGATCGCGGACACCTTCGCCGGGCTCGGGCTCATTCCGCGCCGCTTCGACTTCGCCGACCACGTCGACGACCGCTTCAACAAGGACCTGCCGCCGTCGACCTCCCCGGCGCGCAGCTACGGAAAGGGCTCCTCCTGA